One genomic window of Halovivax cerinus includes the following:
- the dinB gene encoding DNA polymerase IV → MADEARLPGVETESDEDPIVLHVDADCFYAACERLREPELRGEPVVVGMGYEPGDSVGAVATASYEAREFGVESAMAISQALENLPRRVDADSDSDLDVSETGVYRPVDMAYYESVSEDVRSILHESADVVREVSIDEAYLDVTERTDWSVAEGFARHVKERIAREVGVTVSIGVAPSMSAAKIASDFDKPDGLTVVEPDEVRSFLGPLDVDEIHGVGPVTARTLREMGLETAGDVADADPDALVEAFGERGRELYDYSRGADDRPVTPRGLPKSFSRESAFGSPVAAWERKRETLHTLAEAVADRATREGALYRTVGVKAVTPPYDVNTRERSLSGPVDDPGLVVEIATDLFREFDEDRVRKLGVKVANLEFDAANQSNLDGWGDATEPGNTNGAGSDGDGVDNPLDVSGGKPATDSSRTTPDPSPDDTGETSDAAGDTLPADQRTLDALVEGGTRSADRSPTSPSSRTAVVNAGDGSTDVVVPLSAFDGDGASVDAGPDRRDANRSAGTGPITSVRRHPDQTTLSEFVGN, encoded by the coding sequence ATGGCGGACGAGGCGCGACTCCCGGGCGTCGAGACGGAGTCCGACGAGGACCCCATCGTCCTGCACGTCGACGCCGATTGCTTCTACGCGGCCTGTGAGCGTCTCCGCGAGCCGGAATTGCGTGGCGAACCGGTCGTCGTCGGGATGGGCTACGAACCGGGCGACTCCGTCGGCGCCGTCGCGACTGCGAGTTACGAGGCGCGCGAGTTCGGCGTCGAGAGCGCCATGGCGATCAGTCAGGCCCTGGAGAACCTTCCTCGACGCGTCGACGCCGATTCGGACTCGGACCTGGACGTCTCCGAAACGGGCGTCTACCGCCCCGTCGACATGGCGTACTACGAATCTGTGAGCGAGGACGTACGGTCTATCCTCCACGAGAGCGCAGACGTCGTTCGGGAGGTGAGCATCGACGAAGCCTACCTCGACGTGACCGAGCGGACGGACTGGTCGGTCGCGGAGGGGTTCGCGAGACACGTCAAAGAGCGTATCGCCCGTGAGGTCGGCGTCACCGTCAGTATCGGCGTCGCCCCATCGATGAGTGCGGCCAAGATCGCGAGTGACTTCGACAAACCCGACGGGTTGACCGTCGTCGAACCGGACGAGGTCCGATCGTTCCTCGGTCCGCTCGACGTCGACGAGATACACGGCGTCGGACCGGTCACGGCCCGTACCCTCCGCGAGATGGGACTCGAGACCGCCGGCGACGTCGCCGACGCCGATCCCGACGCGCTCGTCGAGGCGTTCGGCGAGCGAGGCCGAGAACTCTACGACTACTCGCGCGGCGCCGACGACCGGCCAGTCACGCCGCGCGGCCTCCCGAAGAGCTTCTCACGTGAATCCGCGTTCGGCTCCCCCGTCGCAGCGTGGGAACGAAAACGCGAGACGTTGCACACGCTGGCCGAGGCCGTTGCCGATCGCGCGACGCGCGAAGGGGCGCTGTACCGAACGGTCGGCGTCAAGGCCGTCACGCCGCCGTACGACGTCAACACACGGGAGCGATCGCTCTCCGGGCCGGTGGACGATCCGGGGCTCGTCGTCGAGATCGCGACGGACCTCTTTCGGGAGTTCGACGAGGATCGGGTCCGGAAACTGGGTGTCAAAGTGGCGAACCTGGAGTTCGACGCGGCGAACCAGTCGAACCTCGACGGCTGGGGCGACGCTACGGAACCAGGGAACACGAACGGGGCGGGTTCGGACGGAGACGGTGTCGACAACCCGCTGGACGTGTCGGGAGGGAAACCAGCAACCGATTCGTCGAGGACCACTCCCGACCCATCGCCCGACGATACGGGCGAGACATCGGACGCCGCTGGGGACACGCTGCCAGCCGATCAGCGAACGCTCGACGCTCTCGTCGAGGGCGGGACCCGGTCGGCCGATCGATCGCCAACGTCGCCTTCGTCTCGAACAGCGGTGGTGAACGCCGGCGACGGTTCGACAGACGTGGTGGTGCCCCTTTCGGCGTTCGACGGCGACGGCGCTTCCGTCGACGCGGGGCCGGACCGACGCGACGCAAATCGATCCGCCGGGACCGGTCCGATCACCTCGGTACGCCGCCATCCCGATCAGACGACGCTGTCGGAGTTCGTCGGAAACTGA
- a CDS encoding methionine adenosyltransferase — MTDRNVRIEPFERRAVDDQEIEIVERKGIGHPDSICDGIAEHVSQALAQTYLDRVGTVLHFNTDETQLVAGEAAPAFGGGEVVDPIYLLIVGRATKHYDGQTIPTETIALRAAREYLAETIPELTFGEDVIVDVKLGEGSGDLQSVFGDDDVSVPMANDTSYGVGHAPLSETEEIVREAERRLNGPYSADHPELGTDVKIMGKREGDEIDVTVAAAMIDEYVPDLDAYRDAVEDVRAFVSDVAAEHTDRTVRVHVNTADDYDAGSIYLTVTGTSAEQGDDGSVGRGNRANGLITPNRSMSMEATSGKNPVNHIGKIYNLLSTQIAQAVVAEVDGVTDLRVRLLSQIGRPIDHPHVADVHVVTADGVAIADVADAVEAIVDRELGDVSELTRRVIDGELTTF, encoded by the coding sequence ATGACTGACCGGAACGTACGGATCGAACCGTTCGAGCGGCGAGCGGTCGACGACCAGGAGATCGAGATCGTCGAGCGAAAGGGGATCGGTCACCCGGACTCGATCTGCGACGGTATCGCCGAACACGTCTCGCAGGCGCTCGCACAGACCTATCTCGACCGGGTTGGGACGGTACTGCACTTCAACACCGACGAGACGCAACTCGTCGCCGGTGAGGCGGCACCGGCGTTCGGCGGGGGCGAGGTCGTCGACCCGATCTACCTCCTGATCGTCGGACGAGCGACCAAACACTACGACGGCCAGACGATTCCCACGGAGACCATCGCCTTGCGAGCCGCCCGAGAGTACCTGGCCGAGACGATCCCCGAACTCACGTTCGGCGAGGACGTCATCGTCGACGTCAAACTCGGCGAGGGGAGCGGCGACCTCCAGTCGGTCTTCGGCGATGACGACGTCAGCGTCCCGATGGCCAACGACACGAGTTACGGCGTGGGACACGCACCGCTCTCGGAGACCGAGGAGATCGTCCGCGAGGCCGAGCGTCGGCTCAACGGCCCGTATTCGGCCGACCACCCGGAACTCGGTACCGACGTCAAGATAATGGGAAAGCGTGAGGGTGACGAGATCGACGTCACGGTCGCGGCGGCAATGATCGACGAGTACGTGCCAGATCTAGACGCATACCGCGACGCCGTCGAAGACGTTCGTGCGTTCGTCTCCGATGTCGCCGCCGAACACACCGATCGGACCGTCCGCGTGCACGTGAACACGGCCGACGACTACGACGCGGGCTCGATTTACCTCACCGTCACTGGCACCTCGGCCGAGCAGGGCGACGACGGGTCCGTCGGCCGGGGCAACCGGGCGAACGGCCTCATCACGCCCAACCGGTCGATGTCGATGGAGGCGACGAGCGGCAAGAACCCCGTCAATCACATCGGCAAGATCTACAACCTCCTCTCGACGCAGATCGCCCAGGCCGTCGTCGCCGAGGTCGACGGCGTCACCGATCTTCGCGTGCGCCTGTTGAGCCAGATCGGCCGCCCGATCGACCACCCGCACGTCGCCGACGTCCACGTCGTCACTGCCGATGGCGTGGCGATCGCCGACGTAGCGGACGCCGTCGAGGCCATCGTCGATCGTGAACTCGGCGACGTCTCCGAACTCACCCGTCGCGTCATCGACGGCGAACTGACGACGTTTTAG
- a CDS encoding DUF5804 family protein — protein MTRVCFVGDEDVTLQYELLSRETSREALSTYDLRRPFENSIALDTVSLGAAMALCNDLQWYVVRFVDTILVRDPSVHETEWLSRPLARAMRNDEMEPAETGDYLKIYGVEYPDDRRQNDRDSGPPAGVDPALVDGATTDDPTGGTVDDPDDATIDDPDAGTSDPDDATGRTGGETDRGRLVEPLYVRRTDGEIPEYDLRDVSETVVVRLTEDEYAP, from the coding sequence GTGACCCGGGTCTGCTTCGTCGGCGACGAGGACGTCACCCTGCAGTACGAACTCCTCTCGCGGGAGACCTCCCGCGAAGCACTCTCGACGTACGATCTGCGACGGCCGTTCGAGAACTCGATCGCCCTCGATACGGTGAGCCTCGGCGCGGCGATGGCGTTGTGTAACGACCTGCAGTGGTACGTGGTTCGATTCGTCGATACGATCCTGGTTCGAGATCCGAGTGTCCACGAGACGGAGTGGCTCTCTCGGCCGCTCGCCCGCGCGATGCGTAACGACGAGATGGAGCCGGCCGAGACCGGCGACTATCTGAAGATATACGGCGTCGAGTATCCGGACGATCGTCGGCAGAACGACCGCGATTCGGGGCCGCCTGCGGGCGTCGATCCGGCGCTGGTGGACGGAGCGACGACAGACGACCCGACCGGCGGGACGGTCGACGACCCGGACGATGCGACGATCGACGATCCGGACGCCGGGACGTCCGATCCGGACGATGCGACCGGCCGAACGGGTGGCGAGACGGACCGGGGTCGCCTCGTCGAACCGCTGTACGTCAGGCGAACTGACGGCGAAATCCCCGAGTACGACCTCCGCGACGTCTCCGAAACGGTCGTCGTCCGACTGACCGAAGACGAGTACGCTCCCTGA
- a CDS encoding gamma-glutamyltransferase family protein, with the protein MDYDLDRFTSRQSTVRANRGLVATSQPLAAQAGVELLRNGGNAFDAAVATAAALNVVEPTSTGIGGDVFALYRTADGEVGAMRSCGGAPADATIENVRAALSDADPDERASYYPESRGYAVDAGGDPDTLEMPFLGPHAVTVPGTARGWEATVEEFGRTSLADALAPAIRYATEGYPVSDVISYYWQGAETLFTDEHAREAYLFDGEAPAPGQTVTLPRLGGSMQQIADEGADVVYEGEIADAIASEIQDAGGFMTVDDLASFEPEFVDPVSTTYNGTEIFELPPNNQGLIALEALNIAEEIGAGDHAYDSPERVHAFAEAMKLAFVDGHHYITDPAYEEIPALASKSYAETRAEEIGQAPISDPDIGVPNANAEDADTVLLTVGDEAGNLVSFINSRFAGFGSGLVAGDTGIALQNRGASFSLDPDHPNSLEPGKRPFHTLVPALAKFDEDDWAAFGVMGGYMQPQGHVQVLSNVVDYGMGLQEALDAPRWRVREDGTLGVEERLPNSGALARTGHDVRVLPPVQFGGAQIVRRRDGSLAGASEPRKDGQATGF; encoded by the coding sequence ATGGACTACGATCTGGATCGGTTCACCTCACGGCAGTCGACCGTCCGCGCGAATCGCGGGCTGGTCGCGACGAGTCAACCGCTCGCCGCGCAGGCGGGCGTGGAACTGCTTCGAAACGGCGGTAACGCCTTCGACGCCGCCGTAGCGACCGCCGCGGCGCTCAACGTGGTCGAACCGACTTCGACGGGAATCGGCGGCGACGTCTTCGCCCTGTATCGAACCGCCGACGGCGAGGTTGGCGCGATGCGATCATGCGGCGGGGCGCCCGCCGATGCGACGATCGAGAACGTCCGAGCGGCCCTCTCCGACGCCGACCCCGACGAGCGCGCGTCGTACTACCCCGAGTCTCGCGGCTACGCCGTCGACGCTGGTGGCGACCCGGACACCCTCGAGATGCCGTTTCTCGGTCCCCACGCGGTGACCGTTCCCGGGACGGCTCGCGGGTGGGAAGCGACCGTCGAGGAATTCGGCCGCACGTCACTCGCAGACGCACTGGCTCCGGCGATTCGCTACGCGACCGAGGGCTACCCCGTCTCTGACGTGATCTCGTACTACTGGCAGGGGGCGGAGACCCTCTTTACCGACGAACACGCTCGCGAGGCGTACCTCTTCGACGGCGAAGCCCCGGCCCCGGGACAGACGGTCACGCTCCCCCGACTCGGCGGGTCTATGCAACAAATCGCCGACGAGGGCGCCGACGTCGTCTACGAAGGGGAGATCGCCGACGCGATCGCGTCCGAGATCCAGGACGCCGGCGGCTTCATGACCGTCGACGATCTGGCGTCGTTCGAACCCGAGTTCGTCGACCCCGTCAGCACTACCTACAACGGGACCGAGATCTTCGAACTGCCGCCGAACAACCAGGGGTTGATCGCGCTCGAAGCGCTCAACATCGCCGAGGAGATCGGTGCGGGCGACCACGCCTACGACTCGCCGGAGCGCGTCCACGCCTTCGCCGAGGCGATGAAACTGGCGTTCGTCGACGGCCACCACTACATAACCGATCCGGCGTACGAAGAGATCCCGGCGCTCGCGTCGAAATCCTACGCGGAGACGCGGGCCGAAGAGATCGGCCAGGCACCGATTTCGGACCCGGACATCGGCGTGCCGAACGCCAACGCCGAGGACGCGGACACGGTCCTCCTCACGGTCGGCGACGAGGCCGGCAATCTCGTTTCCTTCATCAACTCACGGTTCGCCGGGTTCGGAAGCGGGCTCGTCGCCGGCGATACGGGCATCGCCCTCCAGAACCGCGGGGCGTCGTTCTCGCTCGACCCCGACCACCCGAACAGCCTCGAACCGGGCAAGCGCCCGTTCCACACGCTCGTCCCGGCACTCGCGAAGTTCGACGAGGACGACTGGGCCGCCTTCGGCGTCATGGGCGGCTACATGCAACCGCAGGGCCACGTTCAGGTGCTCTCGAACGTCGTCGACTACGGTATGGGACTGCAGGAGGCGCTCGACGCGCCGCGCTGGCGGGTACGCGAAGATGGCACGCTCGGCGTGGAAGAGCGCCTGCCGAACAGCGGTGCACTCGCACGCACGGGTCACGACGTCCGCGTGCTCCCGCCGGTCCAGTTCGGCGGCGCGCAGATCGTTCGTCGACGTGACGGCAGCCTCGCCGGGGCCAGTGAACCACGCAAGGACGGACAGGCCACCGGGTTCTGA
- the cyaB gene encoding class IV adenylate cyclase, which produces MYEVEVKVPADLDVVRDRLDRLGFEANRSLTQVDVYYDAPHRSFGETDEALRIRRELTADETVVNVTYKGPLVDDESKTREEFETSVDSDSELAEIFERLGFTPTATVRKERTVYDVEGYAVTLDVVADVGEYVEVERGTTESDVEAVRRGAFDVLDRLGLDPTDQIRTSYLGLLLDDGIETDGPSE; this is translated from the coding sequence ATGTACGAAGTCGAAGTGAAGGTACCCGCCGATCTCGACGTCGTGAGGGACCGGCTGGACCGCCTCGGATTCGAAGCGAATCGGTCGCTGACGCAGGTCGACGTCTACTACGACGCTCCACACCGGTCGTTCGGTGAGACGGACGAAGCGCTCCGAATACGCCGGGAACTGACGGCGGACGAAACGGTCGTGAACGTGACCTACAAGGGTCCGCTCGTCGACGACGAGTCGAAGACGCGAGAGGAGTTCGAGACGAGCGTCGACAGCGACTCCGAACTGGCAGAAATTTTCGAGCGACTCGGATTTACGCCGACCGCGACCGTCCGCAAGGAGCGGACCGTCTACGACGTGGAGGGCTACGCAGTCACGCTCGACGTCGTCGCGGACGTCGGCGAGTACGTCGAGGTCGAGCGTGGAACGACGGAGTCGGACGTCGAGGCGGTCCGTCGCGGCGCGTTCGACGTCCTCGATCGACTCGGACTCGATCCGACCGACCAGATTCGGACGTCGTACCTCGGTCTCCTGCTGGACGATGGTATCGAGACGGACGGGCCGTCGGAGTAG
- the pyrI gene encoding aspartate carbamoyltransferase regulatory subunit: MSENHELRVSKIKNGTVIDHVHAGQALNVLAILGIDGSDGEGVSIGMNVPSDRLATKDIVKVEGRELSQEEVDVLSLIAPEATINIVREYDVVEKHRVERPDSVEGILSCPNAGCITAADEPVTSRFDVLDDGVRCVYCERIVRDGIPALIER; the protein is encoded by the coding sequence ATGAGTGAGAACCACGAACTCCGGGTCAGCAAGATCAAGAACGGGACCGTGATCGATCACGTCCACGCCGGCCAGGCCCTCAACGTCCTCGCCATCCTCGGCATCGACGGATCGGACGGCGAGGGAGTCTCCATCGGGATGAACGTCCCGTCCGACCGCCTCGCCACCAAGGACATCGTAAAGGTCGAGGGACGTGAACTGAGCCAGGAAGAGGTCGACGTCCTCTCGTTGATCGCCCCCGAAGCCACCATCAACATCGTCCGCGAGTACGACGTCGTCGAGAAACACCGCGTCGAGCGACCGGATTCCGTCGAAGGGATTCTCAGTTGCCCGAACGCCGGGTGTATCACCGCAGCCGACGAACCGGTCACGTCCCGGTTCGACGTCCTCGACGATGGCGTCCGGTGTGTCTACTGCGAACGGATCGTTCGTGACGGGATTCCAGCCTTGATCGAACGCTAA
- a CDS encoding tRNA sulfurtransferase codes for MHPPGADTVLVRHGDINTKSTSVKRYMEGLLVEHLEALMADRSVPGSVVREWNRPRIETTEGAVADALDAATDTFGVVSASPCVTVEPAFEPIVDALAEIAPEAYDGGSFAVDARRADKDLPFTSQELAKAGGTAIWEAVEDAFDPTVDLDDPDHTFGVEVRSDAAYLYTDTVAGPGGLPLGSQAPMVALISGGIDSPVAAYEVMRRGSPIVPVYVALGEYGGPDHEARAIETVRSLARYAPTRDLTVYRVPGGDTVSHLAETMEQGRMLSLRRFFYRIAEHVAAKTDAQGIVTGEALGQKSSQTAQNLAVTSRATDLPIHRPLLAMDKETIVERARNIGTYRDSTIPAGCNRIAPDRVETNGRVEQLLAVEPDDLYERAASATSEATLIDPRGR; via the coding sequence ATGCATCCGCCGGGAGCCGACACCGTGCTCGTTCGCCACGGCGACATCAACACGAAGAGCACGTCGGTCAAGCGCTACATGGAGGGCCTACTCGTCGAGCACCTGGAGGCGCTCATGGCGGACCGATCGGTCCCGGGTTCGGTGGTCAGGGAGTGGAACCGGCCCCGAATCGAGACGACCGAAGGTGCCGTCGCCGACGCCCTCGACGCGGCGACGGATACGTTCGGCGTCGTCTCGGCGAGTCCGTGCGTAACCGTCGAGCCAGCGTTCGAGCCGATCGTCGACGCGCTCGCCGAGATCGCCCCGGAGGCGTACGACGGCGGGAGTTTCGCGGTCGACGCCCGGCGGGCCGACAAGGACCTACCCTTTACGAGCCAGGAGCTGGCCAAAGCGGGCGGAACGGCGATCTGGGAGGCCGTCGAGGACGCGTTCGACCCGACGGTCGATCTGGACGATCCGGACCACACGTTCGGCGTCGAAGTTCGCAGCGATGCGGCCTACCTCTACACCGACACCGTCGCCGGACCGGGCGGACTCCCGCTCGGGTCGCAGGCCCCCATGGTCGCCCTGATCAGCGGCGGCATCGACTCGCCCGTCGCCGCGTACGAGGTGATGCGACGCGGAAGTCCCATCGTTCCCGTCTACGTGGCCCTCGGCGAGTACGGCGGACCCGACCACGAGGCACGGGCGATCGAGACCGTTCGATCCCTCGCCCGCTACGCGCCGACCCGGGACCTGACCGTCTATCGGGTGCCGGGGGGCGACACCGTCTCCCACCTCGCCGAGACCATGGAGCAGGGCCGGATGCTCTCACTGCGTCGGTTCTTCTACCGCATCGCCGAACACGTCGCAGCGAAGACAGACGCCCAGGGGATCGTCACCGGTGAAGCCCTCGGGCAAAAGTCGAGCCAGACGGCCCAGAATCTCGCGGTGACGAGTCGGGCGACGGACCTGCCGATCCACCGGCCGCTCCTCGCGATGGACAAAGAGACCATCGTCGAGCGCGCCCGAAACATCGGGACGTACCGCGACTCGACCATCCCCGCCGGGTGTAACCGCATTGCCCCCGATCGCGTCGAGACGAACGGCCGGGTCGAACAGCTGCTGGCGGTCGAACCCGACGACCTCTACGAGCGGGCGGCGTCTGCCACCTCCGAGGCGACGCTCATCGACCCTCGTGGCCGGTGA
- the pyrB gene encoding aspartate carbamoyltransferase, which translates to MRHGNILTSKQLSRADIEAVLDHAAAIESDGSAAVEDRSETVLGLLFFEPSTRTKMSFETAIKRLGGDVVDMGSVDASSVKKGESLADTVRVIEGYADGIVLRHPRQGAAKLASEYVDVPVINAGDGAGHHPTQTLLDLYTIRENAGLDDLTIGIMGDLKYGRTVHSLAYALSNFDTRQHFVSPESLQLPREVVFDLHQEGASVKEHESLDPILPELDVLYVTRIQRERFPDENEYQKVAGEYCITTETLEAASDELSVMHPLPRVDEIAPGVDTTDHATYFEQAHNGVPVRMALLDLLLGDSDE; encoded by the coding sequence ATGCGTCACGGAAATATTCTCACGAGCAAACAACTGTCTCGGGCGGACATCGAAGCGGTCCTCGACCACGCGGCCGCGATCGAATCCGACGGATCGGCGGCCGTCGAGGACCGCTCCGAGACGGTGCTCGGCTTGCTATTTTTCGAGCCGAGTACGCGAACGAAGATGAGTTTCGAGACGGCGATCAAGCGCCTCGGCGGCGACGTCGTCGACATGGGGTCGGTCGACGCCTCGAGCGTCAAGAAGGGTGAGAGCCTCGCCGACACCGTTCGCGTGATAGAAGGCTACGCGGACGGTATCGTCCTCAGGCACCCGCGACAGGGGGCGGCGAAGCTAGCCAGCGAGTACGTCGACGTGCCGGTCATCAACGCCGGTGACGGGGCCGGTCACCATCCGACGCAGACCCTCCTCGATCTATACACCATCCGAGAGAACGCCGGTCTCGACGATCTCACCATCGGGATCATGGGCGATCTCAAATACGGTCGGACCGTCCACTCGCTCGCGTACGCCCTCTCGAATTTCGACACGCGACAGCACTTCGTCAGCCCGGAGAGCCTCCAACTTCCGCGGGAGGTCGTCTTCGACTTACACCAGGAGGGTGCATCGGTGAAAGAACACGAATCGCTCGACCCGATCCTCCCGGAACTCGACGTTCTCTACGTGACGCGAATCCAGCGCGAGCGCTTCCCCGACGAGAACGAGTACCAGAAAGTCGCCGGCGAGTACTGCATCACGACGGAGACCCTCGAGGCCGCGAGCGACGAACTCTCGGTGATGCACCCGCTGCCGCGCGTCGACGAGATCGCCCCTGGTGTCGACACGACGGACCACGCGACGTACTTCGAACAGGCTCACAACGGCGTCCCGGTTCGAATGGCCCTCCTGGACCTCCTGCTGGGTGATTCCGATGAGTGA
- a CDS encoding RAD55 family ATPase, which produces MAGRLETGIDVLDRKLDGGLPPGCIVAFTASPASQSELLLYELTAARGTLYISTERSDDAIRHCLETSQARVGSPTIRQITGDDPVTDARRLVGALPDGANLIVDTMDVLEETPVEEYRVFLNELKTQMLETGSIAVLHCLKRETIPDNRTATLHMADAVFDLETNIGATELENFLTIPKFRAGGAPTERIKLEMADEMAIDTSRDIA; this is translated from the coding sequence ATGGCTGGTCGGTTAGAAACCGGTATCGACGTCCTCGATCGGAAGCTCGATGGCGGGCTTCCGCCTGGGTGCATCGTCGCCTTCACGGCCTCGCCAGCCAGCCAGTCGGAACTGCTCCTGTACGAACTCACCGCCGCCCGTGGTACCCTGTACATCTCGACGGAACGGTCTGACGACGCGATTCGACACTGCCTGGAGACGTCACAGGCGCGCGTCGGAAGCCCGACTATTCGACAGATTACGGGCGACGATCCCGTTACCGACGCGCGCCGCCTGGTCGGCGCGCTCCCGGATGGCGCTAACCTGATCGTCGACACGATGGACGTTCTCGAGGAAACGCCCGTCGAGGAGTATCGCGTCTTCCTGAACGAGCTCAAGACCCAGATGCTAGAGACCGGCAGCATCGCCGTTCTCCACTGCCTCAAGCGAGAGACCATTCCCGACAATCGGACCGCAACCCTGCACATGGCCGACGCGGTCTTCGATCTGGAGACCAACATCGGAGCGACGGAACTGGAGAACTTCCTCACGATTCCCAAGTTCAGGGCTGGCGGTGCCCCGACCGAACGGATCAAACTGGAGATGGCAGACGAGATGGCGATCGACACGAGCCGAGACATCGCCTGA
- a CDS encoding FKBP-type peptidyl-prolyl cis-trans isomerase, with translation MTDEAEREAETAADDAEEEPDAEAEATQESGLQDGDFVKIAYTARTIEDGQLVDTTDQEVAEEEGVADQEREFAPRTIVVGEGHIFEAVEDAVRGNEVGTSDTVTVAAEEAFGEYDPDAVETVSSEKIDEDDRYPGAQVQLDGRQGFVETIVGGRARVDFNHPLAGEDVEYDFEVIEEVDDREQQAAGLFEMYIDVEPEVHIEVDEVEEEVLVEPDDDADEDDSADESDEPEPEYETEIVEKETLYVESTPQLTMNQQWMFSKQQIAQDVMDKVGVDRVIVQDIIDGSGMGMPGMMGGMGGMGGMGDGDLEDALEDADVDADELVEELEAETDE, from the coding sequence ATGACCGATGAAGCAGAGCGGGAGGCTGAGACGGCAGCCGACGACGCCGAGGAAGAACCGGACGCCGAAGCCGAGGCGACCCAGGAGAGCGGGCTGCAAGACGGCGACTTCGTGAAGATCGCCTATACGGCCCGAACGATCGAGGACGGACAGCTCGTCGACACGACCGATCAGGAGGTCGCCGAGGAAGAGGGCGTCGCAGACCAGGAGCGCGAGTTCGCGCCGCGGACGATCGTCGTCGGAGAGGGGCACATCTTCGAGGCGGTCGAAGACGCCGTACGCGGGAACGAAGTCGGCACCAGCGACACGGTCACCGTCGCCGCCGAGGAGGCCTTCGGCGAGTACGATCCCGACGCCGTCGAGACCGTAAGCTCCGAGAAGATCGACGAGGACGATCGGTACCCGGGTGCCCAGGTCCAGCTCGACGGCCGTCAGGGCTTCGTCGAGACGATCGTGGGCGGCCGTGCCCGCGTCGACTTCAACCACCCGCTCGCCGGAGAGGACGTCGAGTACGACTTCGAAGTGATCGAGGAGGTGGACGACCGCGAGCAACAGGCCGCCGGTCTGTTCGAGATGTACATCGACGTCGAACCCGAGGTCCACATCGAGGTCGACGAGGTCGAAGAGGAGGTACTCGTCGAACCGGACGACGACGCGGACGAAGACGACTCGGCGGACGAAAGCGACGAGCCAGAGCCGGAGTACGAGACGGAGATCGTCGAGAAAGAGACGCTCTACGTCGAGTCGACGCCCCAGCTGACGATGAACCAGCAGTGGATGTTCTCCAAGCAGCAGATCGCCCAGGACGTCATGGACAAGGTCGGCGTCGACCGCGTGATCGTCCAGGACATCATCGACGGCAGCGGCATGGGCATGCCCGGTATGATGGGTGGCATGGGCGGTATGGGCGGCATGGGTGACGGGGACCTAGAAGACGCGCTCGAGGACGCCGACGTGGACGCCGACGAGCTCGTCGAAGAGCTCGAAGCCGAAACCGACGAGTAA